One segment of Xiphias gladius isolate SHS-SW01 ecotype Sanya breed wild chromosome 1, ASM1685928v1, whole genome shotgun sequence DNA contains the following:
- the LOC120795103 gene encoding uncharacterized protein LOC120795103, protein MDSDQQSKAHVSIQRGLSIPPLQKCNSCCSPGKFHCPFCSPAFFKPTKRSRVRLHLDNHLRRAFYVGEYTIHRCGLECRKQPHYHCLYCTATVMRKRDFTNHLPFCHQAQQRRAQKVSQLQPAMTQTKGLSAPPLTPGESDTPSYDIESDDVSDNITIIPDSDDHSSQGASSSQLVSPIIPKSNECDSVGKRKRSMEPHSSKCHQTVQTNIEKPQDCDEYYFMNLVKLFKKLSPQKKAEVRMKIERLLFEAEFD, encoded by the exons ATGGACAGTGATCAGCAatcaaaa GCTCATGTATCTATCCAGAGGGGGTTGTCCATTCCTCCTCTGCAAAAATGCAACAGTTGCTGCTCTCCAGGCAAATTCCACTGTCCGTTTTGTTCACCAGCCTTTTTCAAACCCACTAAGCGCTCCAGAGTTAGACTTCATTTGGATAATCATCTGAGAAGAGCATTTTATGTTGGAG AGTACACGATCCACAGATGCGGACTGGAGTGCAGGAAACAGCCACATTACCACTGTTTATACTGCACGGCCACAGTGATGAGGAAAAGAGATTTCACCAATCACCTACCATTTTGCCACCAGGCCCAACAGCGGAGGGCGCAAAAAGTATCCCAACTACAGCCAGCCATGACACAAACTAAAGGACTGAGTGCTCCACCGCTGACCCCGGGAGAGAGTGACACCCCTTCATATGACATA GAGAGCGATGACGTCAGTGATAACATCACCATCATCCCAGATTCGGATGACCACAGCAGCCAAGGAGCGAGCAGCAGCCAGCTAGTGTCTCCCATCATCCCCAAGTCAAACGAATGTGACAGTgtggggaagaggaagaggagtatGGAGCCACACTCTTCTAAATGTCACCAAACTGTACAGACAAACATTGAAAAACCACAAGACTGCGATGAATACTACTTCATGAACCTTGTGAAACTGTTTAAGAAGTTGTCCCCTCAGAAAAAGGCAGAAGTCAGGATGAAAATCGAGAGACTTCTCTTTGAAGCCGAGTTTGACTAG
- the LOC120795099 gene encoding hyaluronan and proteoglycan link protein 3-like, translated as MISCLQTLLLMGAQLVLPGRVLTAPTIPVNFLYHDFLSGNANKEIHFSGVKLRVDPAQATVFAVRGDNVTLPCRFLYEPELSSPREVRIKWSWLPAAGGHETDVLVAIGSRSRSFGDFRGRAQLSRDFPGDAALLMTRLQSNDTGRYRCEVVDGLEDKSASIDLELRGVVFPYQHPRGRYHLSFPGAQQVCEEQDSSQATFTQLLQSWKEGLNWCNAGWLADGTVQYPITRPRVPCGGHDLAPGVRSYGKRHLNLHRYDVFCFSSSLRGRVYYLQPSRKVNLTEAQQACQENGAEIAKVGQLYAAWKFSGLDHCEAGWLADGSVRYPITRPRRNCGPSEPGVRSFGFPPPQDKHGVYCYKSEDE; from the exons ATGATTAGTTGCCTCCAAACACTGCTGTTGATGGGGGCGCAGCTGGTTCTCCCGGGTCGGGTCCTGACTGCCCCCACAATCCCAGTCAATTTCCTCTACCACGACTTCCTCAGTGGAAATGCCAACAAAGAAA TTCATTTCAGTGGGGTGAAGCTCCGCGTGGACCCTGCTCAGGCAACGGTGTTTGCGGTCAGAGGGGATAATGTCACCCTGCCATGCAGGTTTTTGTATGAGCCCGAGTTGAGCTCGCCGAGAGAGGTCAGGATCAAGTGGTCCTGGCTCCCTGCTGCGGGGGGACATGAGACGGACGTGCTGGTGGCGATCGGCTCCCGCAGTCGAAGCTTTGGGGACTTCAG GGGTCGTGCGCAGCTCAGTCGGGATTTCCCCGGAGATGCTGCACTCCTGATGACCCGGCTCCAGTCGAATGATACGGGCCGTTACCGCTGCGAAGTGGTGGACGGCCTGGAGGACAAGAGCGCTTCAATTGATCTGGAGTTACGAG GTGTGGTGTTCCCCTACCAACACCCCCGGGGTCGCTACCACCTGAGCTTCCCGGGAGCCCAGCAGGTCTGTGAGGAGCAGGACTCCTCGCAGGCCACCTTCACACAGCTCCTTCAGTCCTGGAAGGAGGGCCTGAACTGGTGCAACGCGGGCTGGCTGGCTGACGGGACGGTCCAGTACCCCATCACCCGGCCCAGAGTGCCCTGCGGGGGGCACGACCTTGCCCCCGGTGTTCGGAGCTATGGCAAACGGCACCTGAACCTTCATCGCTACGATGtcttctgcttctcctcttCGCTCCGAG GGAGAGTCTACTATCTTCAGCCCTCTCGCAAGGTGAACCTGACTGAGGCTCAGCAGGCGTGTCAGGAGAACGGAGCGGAGATCGCCAAAGTTGGACAGCTCTACGCTGCCTGGAAGTTCTCCGGTCTGGACCACTGCGAGGCCGGCTGGCTGGCTGACGGAAGCGTTCGCTATCCCATCACCAGGCCCCGCAGAAACTGTGGTCCCTCCGAGCCTGGGGTCCGCAGCTTTGGCTTCCCACCTCCACAGGACAAGCATGGGGTCTACTGCTACAAGTCAGAGGATGAATGA